The following proteins come from a genomic window of Acetivibrio cellulolyticus CD2:
- a CDS encoding site-specific DNA-methyltransferase codes for MKTICCKGAGDMELKTIKISELKEHPKNPRVHPDSALKKLEVSIAQFGWTNPVLVSKDGYILAGHARVKAAQRMGITEVPALFLDLEGERATAYLIADNRLQDETFWDEGLLAELFTGFEETGFDVSLTGFSEEEIFDLLNGASADHAVEDDFDTGKAKSEIEAKGAKTKPGDIWMLGRHRLMCGYSGSQEDVIRLMDGKHAQLCVASPPVGCIKDYEEKGIDAWFEAMRPAIGNICRHSDIAVISIDDLMVTGSQFIEPTSDYSIQLFRENGFRPIWKRIWQKQGISSGMPSYHTVSNKPQPQSEDIIAFTMNGETVECAVDEYAGVYGFAGHAYRFVKRLTKDERKAWGFKKIWQIAVVQKREGQPATFPVELPWRCIKLHSDRGGIVLEPFSGNGTVIIACEQTDRVCHAMEKESLYVDLAVKRWVQFTGGEDEVFLLRGNDKIPYSELK; via the coding sequence ATGAAAACTATATGCTGTAAAGGAGCTGGAGATATGGAATTAAAAACAATAAAAATATCCGAACTGAAAGAGCATCCCAAAAATCCAAGGGTGCATCCCGACTCGGCACTAAAAAAGCTTGAGGTGTCAATTGCACAGTTCGGCTGGACAAATCCCGTCCTTGTCAGTAAGGACGGATACATTCTTGCAGGTCATGCCAGGGTAAAGGCTGCACAGCGGATGGGAATCACCGAGGTTCCTGCGCTGTTTTTAGACCTGGAGGGTGAACGGGCTACAGCATATCTGATTGCAGACAACCGCCTGCAGGATGAGACCTTTTGGGATGAAGGGCTGTTGGCTGAACTGTTTACAGGCTTTGAAGAAACGGGATTTGATGTGTCCCTGACAGGCTTCTCGGAGGAGGAAATATTTGATTTGCTGAACGGTGCTTCTGCAGATCATGCAGTGGAGGATGACTTTGACACTGGGAAAGCCAAATCGGAAATAGAGGCAAAGGGTGCTAAAACAAAGCCGGGTGATATTTGGATGCTTGGAAGGCACAGATTGATGTGTGGATACAGCGGCAGCCAGGAGGATGTTATAAGGCTGATGGATGGAAAGCATGCACAGCTTTGTGTGGCTTCTCCACCAGTGGGATGTATAAAGGATTATGAGGAAAAAGGTATTGATGCTTGGTTTGAAGCAATGCGGCCAGCCATAGGCAACATATGTAGGCATTCGGATATCGCAGTTATAAGCATTGACGATTTAATGGTGACGGGAAGCCAGTTCATAGAGCCGACCAGTGACTACAGCATACAGCTGTTTAGGGAAAACGGGTTTCGTCCCATATGGAAGCGTATCTGGCAGAAGCAGGGTATATCGTCAGGCATGCCTTCCTACCATACTGTGAGCAATAAGCCGCAGCCGCAGAGCGAGGATATCATTGCCTTTACCATGAACGGCGAAACAGTGGAGTGTGCGGTTGATGAGTATGCCGGGGTTTATGGCTTTGCCGGGCATGCATACAGGTTTGTTAAAAGGCTGACCAAGGATGAGCGTAAAGCCTGGGGCTTTAAGAAGATATGGCAGATTGCTGTTGTGCAAAAGAGGGAGGGTCAGCCTGCAACATTTCCGGTGGAGCTGCCATGGCGGTGCATCAAGCTTCACAGTGACAGGGGCGGAATAGTGCTTGAGCCGTTCTCAGGTAACGGTACGGTAATTATTGCCTGTGAGCAGACCGACAGGGTCTGCCATGCCATGGAGAAGGAATCGTTATATGTCGACCTTGCGGTTAAGCGCTGGGTACAGTTTACCGGCGGGGAGGATGAAGTATTTCTGCTTCGAGGCAATGATAAAATTCCGTATTCAGAATTAAAATAG